In the Acropora muricata isolate sample 2 chromosome 10, ASM3666990v1, whole genome shotgun sequence genome, one interval contains:
- the LOC136887530 gene encoding alpha-1D adrenergic receptor-like, producing the protein MSNATSNFSSSLSEDPGSHRTNFPRTSLVIILGVLSFGTVVGNSIVCFAIRSHPALRHVTYLSIFSLATADLLVGFVAMPSYILKKFDWHEPLQTIICDVFRFSYFLTSYASVLSVSLISVERLIAIRKPLDHVTIVTRGRVVMALFVAWFDALIVSSLPFVPWDSNHPYKECNYEPTRWWSIIVIICNVTIPFLVIVVCYSHMYLTAKSHIKKMANDKKSLRNNKGRASAYKERKERRGNITLLIVIGVFVACWFPSSFYYLLQKTCRQCFPQSFQTKQSFVNAFVKLLTFASSFINSLIYCWRSREFRSVFLTICLRKKKRLFNSMTQCLSKYTSKRKTDQGCKTALVQTPDASKLLNAQEAEQEIFAESAA; encoded by the coding sequence ATGTCTAACGCAACAAGCAATTTTTCATCGTCTCTAAGCGAGGATCCCGGCAGCCATCGAACAAACTTTCCCCGAACTTCATTGGTGATTATTTTGGGAGTTCTTTCATTTGGGACAGTAGTTGGAAACAGTATAGTATGCTTTGCCATCAGAAGTCACCCAGCCTTACGTCACGTGACTTACCTGTCAATCTTCAGCCTAGCGACAGCAGACCTTCTGGTCGGGTTCGTAGCAATGCCAAgctacattttgaaaaagtttgaCTGGCACGAGCCTCTTCAGACAATTATATGCGACGTTTTTCGCTTTTCTTACTTCCTCACTAGCTACGCTTCTGTTCTGAGCGTGTCTTTAATCAGCGTAGAGCGTCTGATTGCAATCCGAAAACCGCTTGATCATGTGACTATAGTCACACGTGGTAGAGTTGTCATGGCGTTGTTTGTTGCGTGGTTTGATGCATTGATTGTGTCATCACTTCCTTTTGTCCCGTGGGATTCAAACCATCCGTATAAAGAATGTAACTACGAGCCTACTCGATGGTGGAGCATTATCGTAATCATTTGCAACGTCACCATCCCATTTCTTGTCATCGTCGTGTGTTATTCTCACATGTACCTTACTGCCAAATCTCACATCAAGAAGATGGCGAATGACAAGAAAAGTTTAAGAAACAATAAAGGACGCGCGAGCGCTTATAAGGAACGAAAGGAACGCCGCGGAAACATCACATTACTGATTGTCATTGGTGTTTTCGTGGCCTGCTggtttccttcttctttttattacttgctgcaaaaaacatgtcggcAATGTTTCcctcaatcatttcaaaccaaGCAAAGTTTTGTTAACGCATTTGTCAAGTTGCTGACTTTTGCATCGTCATTTATCAATTCTTTAATTTACTGTTGGAGGAGTCGTGAATTTAGAAGTGTTTTTCTGACGATTTGCCTCCgaaagaagaaaagactttttaatTCAATGACACAATGCTTAAGCAAGTACACGTCAAAGCGGAAAACTGACCAGGGCTGTAAAACAGCACTCGTCCAAACTCCAGACGCGTCAAAGCTGTTAAACGCACAGGAAGCAGAGCAAGAAATATTTGCTGAGAGCGCTGCCTAA
- the LOC136930675 gene encoding protein NLRC3-like — translation MGVEHLTCFSTYSGCFPLKMKRGLIEGNEHEQPAGLDESLSFKPGTLSEDDVLTIAHDLSPSWKMFGRVLKVPDAEIDQIEVNEPNVTEKCYRVLRRWQEIYPQDATYHCLARALQHPAVGRKDLAVKYCVLQLGLSSCVPPKRKRGIEKNETAQPAARTSSQSHIIEWIREVYQKCEGVIVPVPWCEEFSFDIKDIFTRLRIVEKEKTRGIVTSKAVTSMTSIFTPHDGCKQPVIVLIEGEPGMGKSTYCQKLVYDWVSKQCREWDESFPRIDVLLLLRGREIKSNLWDAIEDQILPKTIEPEARKMFFQFLKENPSKVLLVLDGLDEADPQKLEMYLELVQKKELPGCYIVLTSRQEGGSGVRRYTDTLLEIVGFTPTDAETYIRKYFKQDKAHLAEELISKISSRHELRELTQNPLNTLLLCVIFEDLEGVLPNSRTQLYTEIVLLILRRYEIKEGLSNRGKDLLLVYKKELMILGRSALDSLRKQELYFDDHRGDIKESLLMKLGFLSIQSGVSKRAPCDRYGFFHKSFQEFFSGYFLAFSIIDDVANSQSVLTDPRYMGELFQVFKFMSTIIAKESVETAVSVVKRIASVLNETGLASGELILYLKVAHCFIIECKTCSGDLDTKLACTFGESLELVDVILRSSLWFIGTFFKALPVNSTVTNLELCDRSLSTKDINLLTKALTVNTSLFSLNLSDSYIGDEGVNSLAQALRVNNSLSSLNLRSNSIGDEGANSLAQALRVNNSLSSLNLRSNSIGDEGANSLAQALRVLRVNTSLSSLDLCSRSIIGDEGANSLAQALRVNTSLSSLNLRSNSIGDEGANSLAQALTVNTSLSSLDLRSNSIGDEGANSLAQALRVNTSLSSLDLRSSSIGDEGANSLAQALTVNTSLSSLDLLYYSIRDEGANSLAQALRVNTSLSSLDLRCSSIGDEGANSLAQALRVNTSLSSLDLRSYSIGDEGANSLAQALRVNTSLSSLNLRSNSIGDEGANSLAQALRVNTSLSSLDLRSSSIRDEGANSLAQALRVNTSLSSFNLPYNYIGDEGANSLAQALRVNTSLSSLNLSYSSIGAEGANSLAEALRVNASLSSLNLRSNSIGDEGANSLAQALRVNTSLSSLDLRSNFIGDEGANSLAQALRVNTSLSSLYMYDNRFRVYGGHSLALARRVNTSPSSNWCDNSIGDEGANSLDQD, via the exons TGGGAGTTGAGCACTTGACCT GCTTTTCTACGTACAGTGGATGTTTTCCACTCAAAATGAAAAGAGGATTAATTGAAGGGAATGAGCATGAGCAACCAGCAG GCTTAGATGAGAGTTTGTCATTCAAGCCTGGGACCCTTTCAGAAGATGATGTTCTTACCATTGCGCATGATCTTAGTCCTTCATGGAAAATGTTTGGCCGAGTGCTAAAAGTCCCGGATGCTGAGATTGATCAGATCGAAGTAAACGAGCCCAATGTCACTGAAAAATGCTATC GTGTTTTAAGACGCTGGCAAGAGATTTACCCACAAGATGCAACATACCACTGCTTGGCACGTGCATTGCAGCATCCTGCTGTTGGACGAAAAGATTTGGCTGTCAAGTACTGCGTTCTTCAATTAG GCCTCTCTTCATGTGTTCcacccaaaagaaaaagaggaattgAAAAGAATGAGACTGCGCAGCCAGCAG CTCGTACTTCGTCCCAAAGCCACATCATAGAATGGATACGAGAAGTTTACCAGAAGTGTGAAGGGGTGATTGTGCCAGTTCCTTGGTGTGAAGAGTTCAGCTTTGACATAAAGGACATTTTCACCAGACTTAGAATagttgaaaaggaaaagacaCGCGGAATAGTGACCTCAAAAGCAGTCACCAGCATGACGAGTATCTTTACACCACACGACGGTTGCAAACAACCAGTGATTGTGTTGATTGAAGGTGAACCCGGAATGGGAAAGAGTACCTATTGCCAAAAACTGGTATATGATTGGGTAAGCAAACAATGTCGCGAATGGGACGAGTCGTTTCCTAGAATTGATGTGCTCTTGCTCCTCAGAGGTCGTGAAATCAAATCTAACCTTTGGGACGCTATTGAAGATCAAATTCTGCCAAAAACAATTGAACCGGaggcaagaaaaatgttttttcaattcttgaaagaaaatccgTCCAAGGTGTTGCTTGTGCTCGATGGGTTAGATGAGGCAGACCCACAAAAACTCGAAATGTACTTGGAACTTGTTCAAAAGAAGGAGCTTCCTGGCTGTTACATTGTTCTCACATCTCGCCAGGAAGGAGGGAGTGGAGTTAGGCGGTACACCGATACATTGTTAGAGATTGTGGGATTCACACCGACTGATGCGGAGACTTACATTAGGAAGTATTTTAAACAAGACAAAGCCCACTTGGCCGAAGAacttatttcaaaaatttcgTCTCGTCACGAATTAAGGGAACTAACACAAAACCCGTTAAACACTCTTCTGCTGTGTGTTATCTTTGAAGATTTAGAGGGAGTTCTACCCAACAGCAGGACGCAGCTTTACACGGAGATCGTTCTCTTAATTTTGAGACGCTATGAAATCAAGGAAGGCTTATCAAATAGAGGTAAAGACCTTTTATTAGTTTACAAGAAGGAACTGATGATCCTAGGAAGAAGTGCGCTAGATTCTCTGCGTAAACAGGAGCTGTATTTCGATGACCACAGAGGGGATATCAAGGAAAGTTTGTTGATGAAGCTTGGGTTTCTCTCAATCCAGTCTGGTGTTAGCAAGAGAGCTCCTTGTGACCGTTATGGATTTTTTCACAAgagttttcaagaattcttttctggttacttccttgccttttctattATTGATGATGTTGCGAACTCTCAGTCAGTGCTGACCGATCCTCGATACATGGGTGAACTATTTCAAGTTTTTAAGTTTATGAGTACAATAATAGCCAAGGAATCCGTAGAAACTGCAGTGTCAGTTGTAAAACGTATTGCTTCAGTTTTAAATGAGACAGGTCTAGCATCTGGGGAACTCATTTTGTACTTAAAGGTTGCTCATTGCTTTATTATCGAATGCAAAACTTGTTCAGGAGACCTTGACACAAAACTTGCTTGTACCTTTGGCGAAAGTCTAGAGTTGGTTGACGTGATTTTGCGCTCGTCTCTGTGGTTTATTGGGACGTTTTTCAAGGCCCTCCCCGTTAATTCCACCGTGACAAACTTGGAGTTGTGTGATCGGAGTTTAAGCACTAAGGATATCAATCTGCTTACCAAGGCCCTCACAGTAAATAcgtctcttttttctttgaatttgtctgaCAGCTACATTGGTGATGAAGGAGTAAACTCACTTGCTCAGGCACTCAGAGTAAACAActctctttcttccttgaaTTTGCGTTCtaattccattggtgatgagggagcaaattcacttgcccaggccctcagagtaaacaactctctttcttccttgaaTTTGCGTTCtaattccattggtgatgagggagcaaattcacttgcccaggccctcaga gtcctcagagtaaacacctctctttcttctttggatttgtgtTCTAGGTCCAtaattggtgatgagggagcaaattcacttgcccaggccctcagagtaaacacctctctttcttccttgaaTTTGCGTTCtaattccattggtgatgagggagcaaattcacttgcccAGGCCCTCacagtaaacacctctctttcttctttggatttgcgttctaattccattggtgatgagggagcaaattcacttgctcaggccctcagagtaaacacctctctttcttctttggatttgcgtTCTAgttccattggtgatgagggagcaaattcacttgcccAGGCCCTCacagtaaacacctctctttcttctttggatttgctATATTATTCCATtcgtgatgagggagcaaattcacttgctcaggccctcagagtaaacacctctctttcttctttggatttgcgtTGTAgttccattggtgatgagggagcaaattcacttgctcaggccctcagagtaaacacctctctttcttctttggatttgcgtTCTTATtctattggtgatgagggagcaaattcacttgctcaggccctcagagtaaacacctctctttcttccttgaaTTTGCGTTCtaattccattggtgatgagggagcaaattcacttgcccaggccctcagagtaaacacctctctttcttctttggatttgcgtTCTAGTTCCATtcgtgatgagggagcaaattcacttgctcaggccctcagagtaaataCCTCTCTTTCATCTTTTAATTTGCCTTACAACtacattggtgatgagggagcaaattcacttgctcaggccctcagagtaaacacctctctttcttctttgaatttgagTTATAGTTCcattggtgctgagggagcaaattcacttgctgaggccctcagagtaaacgcctctctttcttccttgaaTTTGCGTTCtaattccattggtgatgagggagcaaattcacttgctcaggccctcagagtaaacacctctctttcttctttggatttgcgtTCTAATttcattggtgatgagggagcaaattcacttgctcaggccctcagagtaaacacctctctttcgtCTCTGTATATGTATGACAATCGTTTTCGTGTTTATGGAGGACATTCACTTGCTTTGGCCCGCAGGGTAAACACCTCTCCTTCTTCGAATTGGTGTGACAACTCCATTGGTGacgagggagcaaattcacttgatCAGGATTAA